In Antricoccus suffuscus, one DNA window encodes the following:
- a CDS encoding argininosuccinate synthase: protein MADTVVLAYSGGLDTSVAIGWIKEQTGSDVIAVAGDVGQGGEDMEVIRQRALDCGAIEAVVADIKDEFADEYCLPALQAGALYMDRYPLVSAISRNVIVKHLVDAAHKYGANVVAHGCTGKGNDQVRFEVGIQALGPELKCIAPVRDLALTRDKAIEYAEKHSLPIETTKKSPYSIDQNVWGRAVETGFLEDIWNAPIEDVYEYTQDPSVQRDADEVILTFDKGAPVAIDGKKVTMLQAIEQLNERAGAQGVGRLDMVEDRLVGIKSREIYEAPGAIALLTAHEELETVTLERELARYKRGVSQRWSELVYDGLWFSPLKKALDAFITDTQQHVTGEIRMVLHGGRAVVTGRRSDHSLYDFNLATYDTGDTFDQSMAKGFIELHGLSTKLDSAREQRLGGK from the coding sequence ATGGCTGACACCGTCGTACTGGCTTACTCCGGAGGTCTCGATACCTCCGTCGCCATCGGCTGGATCAAGGAGCAGACCGGCTCGGACGTCATCGCGGTCGCCGGTGACGTCGGCCAGGGCGGCGAGGACATGGAGGTCATTCGCCAGCGCGCGCTCGACTGCGGCGCCATCGAGGCCGTCGTCGCCGACATCAAAGACGAGTTTGCGGACGAGTACTGCCTCCCGGCGCTGCAAGCCGGGGCGCTCTACATGGACCGTTACCCACTCGTGTCGGCGATTTCCCGCAACGTCATCGTCAAGCACCTTGTCGACGCCGCGCATAAGTACGGCGCCAACGTCGTTGCCCACGGATGCACCGGCAAGGGCAACGACCAGGTCCGCTTCGAGGTCGGCATCCAGGCGCTCGGCCCGGAACTCAAGTGCATCGCGCCAGTGCGCGACCTCGCACTGACCCGTGACAAGGCGATCGAGTACGCCGAGAAGCACAGCCTGCCGATCGAGACGACGAAGAAGTCGCCGTACTCGATCGATCAGAATGTTTGGGGCCGGGCCGTGGAGACCGGGTTCCTCGAGGACATCTGGAACGCACCGATCGAGGACGTCTACGAATACACCCAGGACCCTTCCGTCCAGCGGGATGCGGACGAAGTCATCCTCACCTTTGACAAGGGTGCTCCGGTCGCGATCGATGGCAAAAAAGTCACGATGCTGCAGGCGATCGAACAGCTCAACGAGCGCGCCGGCGCGCAAGGCGTGGGACGTCTCGACATGGTTGAGGACCGTCTCGTCGGGATCAAGAGCCGCGAGATTTACGAAGCTCCCGGCGCGATCGCGTTACTCACCGCTCACGAGGAGCTCGAGACGGTCACCCTCGAGCGCGAACTGGCCCGCTACAAGCGCGGCGTCTCTCAGCGCTGGAGCGAGCTGGTGTACGACGGTCTCTGGTTCTCCCCGCTGAAGAAGGCCCTTGACGCGTTCATCACCGACACCCAGCAGCACGTGACCGGTGAGATCCGGATGGTGCTGCACGGCGGTCGCGCGGTCGTGACCGGTCGGCGTTCGGACCACTCGCTGTACGACTTCAACCTCGCGACGTACGACACCGGCGACACTTTCGACCAGTCCATGGCGAAGGGCTTCATCGAGCTGCACGGCTTGTCGACCAAGCTCGACTCCGCCCGCGAGCAGCGGCTCGGTGGCAAGTAG
- the tyrS gene encoding tyrosine--tRNA ligase: MTHLLDDLAWRDLIADTTDLGALRVAMDESPITVYVGFDPTAPSLHHGNLLQLITLKRFQLAGHRPLGLVGGSTGLIGDPGGRTSERQLNPKELVAEWVERLQSQVSRFLDFEGDNPAQLVNNLDWTEPLSAIDFLREIGKHFRVNRMLAKESVSARLNSESGISYTEFSYQILQGMDYLELFRRYGCTLQTGGSDQWGNLTAGVDLIRRVEGAHVHALATKLITKADGTKFGKTAGGAVWLDADMFSPYAFHQFWLGADDRDIAGWMKAFSLRTREEIEGLIAEGEAAPHLRIPQRALADELTDLVHGSDQRHAAEDAAKALFGRGELAGIDESVLVAALQEAGIAEVAASSDEGTLPRVSFMMKETGLVPSLGEARRTIKEGGAYLNNVRVEDPEQRLEDGDLLHGSLVVLRRGKRTVAGARVR; this comes from the coding sequence GTGACGCACCTGCTCGACGACCTCGCCTGGCGCGATCTCATCGCGGACACGACCGACCTGGGCGCCTTGCGCGTGGCGATGGACGAGAGTCCCATCACCGTGTACGTCGGATTCGACCCCACCGCGCCGAGCCTGCATCACGGCAACCTGCTGCAGCTGATCACGCTGAAGCGGTTCCAATTGGCCGGGCATCGGCCGCTGGGACTGGTGGGCGGCAGCACCGGACTCATCGGGGACCCGGGCGGGCGTACCTCCGAACGCCAACTCAACCCGAAAGAGCTTGTCGCCGAGTGGGTCGAGCGCCTGCAGAGCCAGGTGTCGCGGTTCCTCGACTTCGAGGGCGATAACCCCGCACAGTTGGTCAACAACCTCGACTGGACCGAACCGCTCTCGGCAATCGACTTCCTGCGCGAGATCGGCAAACACTTCCGGGTCAACCGGATGCTCGCTAAAGAGTCGGTGAGCGCCCGGCTGAACTCCGAATCCGGTATCAGCTACACCGAGTTCAGCTACCAGATCCTGCAGGGGATGGACTACCTCGAGCTGTTTCGCCGCTACGGCTGCACTCTGCAGACCGGCGGCTCAGACCAATGGGGCAACCTGACTGCCGGAGTGGATCTCATCCGGCGGGTAGAAGGTGCCCATGTGCACGCACTGGCCACCAAGCTGATCACCAAGGCCGACGGTACGAAGTTTGGGAAGACCGCGGGTGGGGCAGTGTGGCTTGATGCGGACATGTTCTCGCCGTACGCGTTCCACCAGTTCTGGCTGGGCGCCGACGACCGGGACATTGCCGGCTGGATGAAGGCGTTCAGCCTGAGGACCCGTGAGGAGATCGAGGGTCTCATCGCCGAGGGCGAGGCGGCGCCGCACCTGAGGATTCCGCAACGTGCCCTCGCCGACGAGCTCACCGATCTGGTGCATGGCTCGGATCAACGGCACGCGGCCGAGGACGCCGCGAAGGCCCTCTTCGGCCGGGGCGAGTTGGCCGGCATCGATGAGAGCGTGCTGGTCGCGGCACTGCAGGAGGCAGGGATCGCCGAGGTCGCGGCCAGCAGCGACGAGGGGACCCTGCCACGGGTCTCGTTCATGATGAAGGAGACCGGGCTGGTGCCGAGCCTTGGTGAGGCTCGTAGGACGATCAAAGAGGGCGGTGCGTACCTCAACAATGTGCGAGTCGAAGACCCAGAACAGCGTCTCGAAGACGGTGATCTGCTGCACGGTT
- a CDS encoding arginine repressor: MASGTAMTAPDTRIARHAKIIELIKNETVTSQTTLAKLLSANGLKVTQATLSRDLEEVGATKIRSAEGQTARYVINEDGMPTPFKAEKPGARLTRLLSELLTDAAHAQNLVVLRTPPGAANFLASALDRAGLPQVVGTIAGDDTIMVITPDATKAKNLAAQLRNISGAA; this comes from the coding sequence ATGGCTTCTGGAACGGCGATGACCGCACCGGATACCCGTATCGCACGGCACGCCAAGATCATCGAGCTGATCAAAAACGAGACGGTCACCTCGCAGACGACGCTGGCGAAGCTGCTGTCGGCCAACGGCCTGAAGGTCACGCAGGCGACGCTTTCTCGTGATCTTGAGGAAGTGGGTGCGACCAAGATCCGCAGCGCGGAAGGGCAGACCGCGCGTTACGTGATCAACGAGGACGGGATGCCGACGCCGTTCAAGGCCGAGAAGCCCGGCGCCCGGCTGACCCGGTTGTTGTCCGAGTTGCTCACCGACGCGGCGCACGCCCAGAATCTCGTGGTCTTGCGTACGCCGCCCGGCGCCGCCAACTTCCTGGCCTCGGCGCTCGATCGTGCCGGCCTACCGCAGGTCGTCGGTACGATCGCCGGGGATGACACGATCATGGTGATCACGCCGGATGCGACCAAGGCCAAGAACCTCGCCGCTCAGTTGCGCAACATCAGTGGAGCCGCCTGA
- the argH gene encoding argininosuccinate lyase codes for MADNATPPGEPATTRLWGGRFSSGPSPQMVALSLSVHFDMRLAPYDIEGSRAHARVLHSARLLDDDELAKMLGALDSLEKDVADGTFQAKVEDEDVHTALERGLIERLGTLGGKLRAGRSRNDQVATDLRLYLRDNVRKIAAAVVDLEEALLGKANEYADVVAPGMTHLQHAQPILFAHQLLAHVHAFARDVDRLRDWDKRAAVSPLGAGALAGSSLKLDPGAVAKDLGFDRPADNSIDAVSDRDYVAEFLFAAAMIGVHLSRIGEEVVLWTTTEFGWVRLHDSWATGSSIMPQKKNPDIGELARGKTGRFVGNLVSLLTTLKALPLAYDRDLQEDKECTFDSVEQLLMLLPAVSGMIATMTVDAARVSAGAGAGHALATDVAEWLVRQGVPFREAHEVSGAAVQFCDERGCELYDLTAEDLASVDARLTAEVMDVLTVEGALASRSTHGGTAPVRVAEQAERIKASLAMQRSWLVAD; via the coding sequence GTGGCTGACAACGCGACCCCACCAGGCGAGCCGGCAACGACCCGCCTGTGGGGCGGCCGGTTCTCGAGCGGCCCGTCGCCGCAGATGGTTGCATTGTCGCTGTCGGTGCACTTCGACATGCGGCTCGCGCCCTACGACATTGAGGGCTCGCGGGCACACGCGCGGGTGCTGCACTCGGCGAGGCTGCTCGACGACGATGAGCTCGCCAAGATGCTCGGTGCGTTGGACTCGCTGGAGAAGGACGTCGCCGACGGCACGTTCCAGGCCAAGGTCGAGGACGAGGACGTGCACACGGCGCTCGAGCGCGGCCTGATCGAGCGCCTCGGCACACTGGGCGGCAAGCTACGCGCCGGGCGCAGCCGCAACGATCAGGTAGCGACCGACTTGCGGCTCTATCTGCGTGACAACGTGCGCAAGATTGCCGCCGCGGTAGTCGACCTCGAAGAGGCACTGCTGGGCAAGGCCAACGAGTACGCCGACGTCGTGGCGCCAGGCATGACGCACCTGCAGCATGCGCAGCCCATCCTGTTCGCACACCAGCTGCTCGCGCACGTGCATGCCTTCGCCCGCGACGTGGATCGCCTGCGGGACTGGGACAAACGCGCCGCGGTGAGCCCGCTCGGTGCCGGGGCGCTGGCCGGCTCCTCGCTCAAACTCGATCCCGGCGCGGTAGCCAAGGACCTCGGGTTCGACCGGCCCGCCGACAACTCGATCGACGCGGTCTCCGACCGGGACTATGTCGCGGAGTTCCTGTTCGCGGCCGCCATGATCGGCGTACACCTGTCGCGGATCGGCGAGGAGGTCGTGCTGTGGACGACGACCGAGTTCGGCTGGGTCAGGCTGCATGACTCGTGGGCGACCGGCTCGTCGATCATGCCGCAGAAGAAGAACCCCGATATCGGCGAGCTCGCTCGTGGCAAGACCGGCCGGTTCGTGGGCAACCTGGTGTCGTTGCTGACGACGCTCAAGGCGTTGCCGCTGGCGTACGACCGGGACTTGCAGGAAGACAAGGAGTGCACGTTCGACAGTGTCGAACAGTTGCTCATGCTGTTGCCGGCGGTGAGCGGAATGATCGCCACGATGACCGTCGACGCTGCTCGTGTGTCCGCGGGTGCCGGCGCCGGACATGCGCTGGCAACCGACGTGGCCGAATGGCTTGTGCGCCAGGGTGTTCCGTTCCGCGAGGCGCACGAGGTGAGTGGTGCCGCCGTACAGTTCTGCGATGAGCGAGGCTGTGAGCTTTACGACCTCACCGCCGAGGATCTCGCATCGGTAGATGCTCGGCTGACCGCTGAGGTCATGGACGTGCTCACCGTCGAGGGCGCGCTCGCGTCGCGGTCGACCCACGGCGGTACGGCGCCTGTACGCGTCGCCGAACAAGCCGAACGCATCAAAGCCTCCCTGGCGATGCAGCGATCGTGGCTCGTCGCCGACTGA
- a CDS encoding DNA-3-methyladenine glycosylase, which produces MARRRLTRAFFERSPVDVAPDLLGTLLTTVSPEGPVTLRITETEAYCGQDDPASHAYRGPSPRNEVMFGPAGHLYVYFTYGMHYCANTVCGPDGAAGGVLLRAAEVVENEALARARRPKVAQARGLARGPACLTLAAGIGRDDLGTDLCSARSRIYLRSGGHDVPIEAGPRVGVSRAAEVPWRFWIPGDPTVSAYKRSPRATIES; this is translated from the coding sequence GTGGCTCGTCGCCGACTGACCCGGGCGTTCTTTGAACGCTCCCCGGTGGACGTCGCGCCGGACCTTCTGGGCACGCTGCTGACTACGGTCAGCCCCGAAGGTCCGGTCACGCTGCGGATTACCGAGACCGAGGCGTACTGCGGCCAGGACGATCCGGCCTCGCACGCCTACCGCGGACCCTCGCCACGCAACGAGGTGATGTTCGGTCCCGCCGGTCATCTCTACGTCTACTTCACCTACGGGATGCACTACTGCGCCAACACGGTTTGCGGTCCTGACGGGGCAGCCGGTGGGGTGTTGCTGCGCGCCGCCGAAGTCGTCGAGAACGAGGCGCTGGCGCGGGCCCGACGTCCGAAGGTCGCTCAAGCGCGCGGCCTAGCACGTGGCCCGGCGTGTCTGACGCTCGCGGCCGGCATCGGACGAGACGACCTCGGCACCGACCTGTGCAGCGCGCGATCCCGGATATACCTCCGATCCGGTGGCCACGACGTACCGATCGAGGCCGGGCCCCGAGTGGGCGTGTCCCGGGCGGCAGAGGTGCCATGGCGGTTCTGGATTCCTGGCGACCCGACGGTATCGGCGTACAAACGCAGCCCGCGCGCGACGATCGAGTCCTGA